One window of the Archaeoglobus sulfaticallidus PM70-1 genome contains the following:
- the rpsJ gene encoding 30S ribosomal protein S10 yields MAIKGYKARIRLSGLNPSDLDRICNQIKEIAGKTGVEISGPVPLPTKRLVVPVRKAPDGEGSETYDHWEMRIHKRLIDIAADERALRQIMRIQVPKDVNIEIVLET; encoded by the coding sequence ATGGCAATTAAGGGATACAAGGCAAGGATAAGGCTTTCAGGACTCAATCCAAGTGATCTCGACAGAATATGCAACCAGATCAAGGAGATCGCAGGAAAAACAGGGGTTGAAATTAGTGGGCCTGTGCCGCTACCAACCAAGAGGTTGGTGGTTCCCGTCAGAAAGGCTCCTGACGGCGAGGGTTCAGAGACCTACGACCACTGGGAAATGAGGATTCACAAAAGGCTTATAGACATCGCAGCGGATGAGAGAGCTTTGAGGCAAATAATGAGGATACAGGTTCCAAAGGATGTTAATATCGAGATTGTTCTCGAAACCTGA
- a CDS encoding elongation factor EF-2, with the protein MARAKKMIDKIQELMYKPEKIRNMGIVAHIDHGKTTLSDNLLAGAGMISEELAGRQLYLDFDEQEQERGITINAANVSMVHNYKGEEYLINLIDTPGHVDFGGDVTRAMRAVDGAIVVVDAVEGVMPQTETVLRQALRENVKPVLFVNKVDRLIKELELSPEEMQKRLIDVINEVNKLIKAMKPERYDEWRLDVTKGSVAFGSALYKWAVSVPAMKETGIGFKEVTEYIKEGKVNELSKKSPLHTVVLDMVVRHLPNPLQAQKDRIKVIWKGDIESEEGKAMIKCDPKGPVALMITKIIADPHAGEIAVGRLFSGTIKSGMELFVVDRKAKNRIQNVGLFMGPKRVDVPEIPAGNIVAVVGLKDAVAGSTCTNKEGFIPFESIKHVSEPVVTMAIEAKNPRDLPKLIEVLRAIAKEDPTLQVTLNEETGEHLLSGMGELHLEVTVEKIRRDKNLEVVTSPPIVVFRETVTATSPTVEGKSPNKHNRFYIVVEPLPPEIIQAFKEGKVDMKMDKKERRRILEELGLTKEEAAGIQEYYEGNIFTDVTKGIQYLNETMELILEGFREAMRAGPLAREPVMGVKVKLVDCKLHEDAVHRGPAQVIPAVRSAIFAAILQAQPTLLEPYQKVFISVPQDMLGSVSREIQGRRGQIMEMKTEGDMVTVVAKAPVKEMFGFAGDIRSATAGKAIWSTELSGFEEVPQGMVESFVMEVRKRKGLKLEIPKPEDFLS; encoded by the coding sequence ATGGCGAGAGCAAAGAAAATGATTGATAAGATTCAGGAATTGATGTACAAGCCTGAGAAGATCAGGAACATGGGTATTGTCGCTCACATCGATCACGGTAAGACGACGCTGAGTGACAACCTCCTTGCTGGAGCAGGGATGATAAGCGAAGAGCTTGCCGGAAGGCAGCTCTACCTTGACTTTGACGAACAGGAGCAGGAGAGAGGTATAACAATCAACGCCGCAAATGTCTCGATGGTTCACAACTACAAGGGTGAGGAATACCTCATCAACCTGATCGACACTCCGGGGCACGTTGACTTCGGAGGAGATGTTACAAGAGCGATGAGGGCTGTTGATGGTGCTATAGTTGTTGTTGATGCTGTTGAGGGTGTGATGCCCCAGACAGAGACCGTCCTGAGACAGGCGTTGAGGGAGAATGTAAAGCCCGTTCTTTTCGTCAACAAGGTTGACAGGCTGATAAAGGAGCTTGAACTCAGCCCGGAGGAGATGCAGAAGAGGCTCATCGATGTAATAAATGAAGTTAACAAGCTGATCAAGGCTATGAAGCCAGAGAGATATGATGAGTGGAGACTGGATGTAACCAAAGGCAGCGTCGCATTCGGTTCAGCCCTGTATAAGTGGGCTGTCAGTGTACCCGCTATGAAAGAAACTGGAATAGGATTTAAAGAAGTCACAGAATACATCAAAGAGGGCAAGGTTAATGAACTGTCCAAAAAATCGCCACTCCATACTGTAGTGCTTGATATGGTCGTAAGACATCTGCCAAATCCATTGCAGGCACAGAAGGACAGAATAAAGGTTATCTGGAAGGGAGACATCGAGAGCGAAGAAGGTAAAGCGATGATTAAATGCGACCCCAAGGGGCCCGTAGCATTAATGATAACCAAGATAATCGCTGATCCGCATGCCGGTGAAATTGCCGTTGGAAGGCTGTTCAGCGGAACGATAAAGAGTGGAATGGAGCTTTTCGTTGTTGATAGAAAGGCCAAGAACAGGATACAGAATGTTGGTCTTTTCATGGGTCCGAAGAGGGTTGATGTCCCAGAGATTCCAGCAGGAAACATAGTTGCTGTTGTTGGATTGAAGGATGCTGTGGCTGGTTCAACCTGCACGAACAAGGAAGGATTCATACCATTCGAGTCAATAAAGCATGTCAGTGAGCCTGTGGTTACGATGGCTATTGAGGCAAAGAACCCGAGAGATCTGCCAAAGCTGATCGAGGTTCTTAGGGCTATAGCCAAGGAAGATCCGACATTACAGGTTACGCTCAATGAGGAGACTGGAGAGCATCTGCTGAGCGGTATGGGTGAGCTGCATCTCGAGGTTACCGTCGAGAAGATAAGGAGAGACAAGAACCTCGAGGTTGTTACATCACCGCCAATAGTAGTTTTCAGAGAGACCGTAACAGCCACATCACCAACAGTCGAGGGGAAGAGCCCCAACAAGCACAACAGGTTCTACATCGTTGTTGAACCGCTCCCACCAGAGATCATTCAGGCGTTTAAGGAAGGCAAAGTGGATATGAAAATGGACAAGAAAGAGAGAAGGAGAATCCTCGAAGAGCTCGGACTCACAAAAGAGGAGGCTGCTGGTATCCAGGAATACTACGAAGGAAACATCTTCACGGACGTGACGAAGGGTATCCAGTATCTGAACGAAACAATGGAGTTAATTCTTGAGGGATTCAGAGAGGCTATGAGGGCTGGCCCACTGGCGAGAGAGCCTGTTATGGGTGTCAAGGTAAAGCTCGTTGACTGTAAACTCCACGAGGATGCTGTGCACAGAGGTCCCGCTCAGGTTATTCCTGCAGTGAGATCGGCAATATTCGCTGCCATACTGCAGGCCCAGCCAACACTGCTTGAACCATACCAGAAGGTGTTCATATCAGTCCCGCAGGACATGCTCGGAAGTGTTTCCAGAGAAATTCAGGGCAGAAGAGGACAGATCATGGAGATGAAGACTGAAGGAGATATGGTTACTGTCGTTGCCAAGGCTCCAGTCAAGGAGATGTTCGGATTTGCTGGAGACATTAGATCTGCTACTGCCGGAAAGGCTATATGGAGCACAGAGCTTTCAGGATTCGAAGAGGTCCCACAGGGAATGGTTGAATCCTTCGTGATGGAAGTCAGGAAAAGAAAGGGTCTGAAGCTCGAAATACCGAAGCCAGAGGATTTCCTATCCTAA
- a CDS encoding TATA-box-binding protein, whose translation MKDYKIKIENVVASTQIGENIDLNKIAREIKDAEYKPKQFPGLVLRTKDPKAAALIFRSGKVVCTGSKSVEDANRAVRQVVKIISKLGIDVILEPEVKVQNIVASADLGVDLNLNAIAIGLGLENIEYEPEQFPGLVYRLNKPRVVVLIFGSGKMVVTGGKGPEDARLAVEKIADELSALGLM comes from the coding sequence ATGAAAGATTACAAAATAAAGATAGAGAATGTTGTTGCATCCACTCAGATTGGTGAGAATATAGACCTGAATAAGATAGCACGGGAGATTAAGGATGCAGAATACAAGCCAAAGCAGTTTCCAGGGCTTGTACTCAGAACAAAAGATCCTAAAGCCGCAGCTCTGATTTTTAGGAGTGGTAAGGTAGTTTGCACAGGATCGAAGAGTGTTGAGGATGCCAATAGAGCTGTAAGACAGGTGGTCAAGATAATAAGCAAGCTCGGTATCGATGTGATACTCGAGCCAGAAGTTAAGGTTCAGAATATTGTCGCTTCAGCAGATCTGGGTGTTGACTTGAACCTAAACGCCATCGCCATTGGACTTGGACTTGAGAACATTGAGTATGAGCCAGAGCAGTTTCCGGGACTTGTTTACAGGCTCAACAAGCCAAGAGTCGTTGTGTTGATTTTCGGTTCGGGCAAGATGGTAGTTACCGGTGGAAAGGGTCCAGAAGATGCAAGGCTTGCTGTTGAAAAGATCGCGGATGAACTATCTGCTCTGGGCTTGATGTGA
- a CDS encoding NusA-like transcription termination signal-binding factor has product MGLKLSTESIRFLTLFESLTGASVKDCLVQEDKVVFVVKKGDMGTAIGKGGINIERTREIIGKKIEVVEYSDDPVEFIVNIFKPINITVKIQEKDDKKIAIINVNPQLKGLVIGKGGKNINKAKELAKRHHNIESIIVK; this is encoded by the coding sequence ATGGGACTCAAATTATCCACTGAAAGCATAAGGTTTTTAACCCTTTTTGAGAGCTTAACGGGTGCGAGTGTTAAAGATTGTCTGGTTCAGGAAGATAAGGTCGTTTTTGTTGTAAAGAAAGGAGATATGGGCACTGCAATCGGAAAGGGCGGAATAAATATAGAGAGAACAAGAGAAATCATAGGAAAGAAAATAGAAGTTGTAGAGTATTCCGATGATCCAGTTGAATTCATAGTAAACATTTTTAAACCGATCAATATCACGGTGAAGATACAAGAAAAGGATGATAAAAAGATCGCAATAATAAATGTGAACCCCCAGCTCAAGGGGCTTGTGATCGGGAAGGGAGGTAAAAACATAAATAAGGCAAAGGAACTTGCCAAAAGACATCACAATATTGAGAGTATAATTGTGAAGTAG
- the rnz gene encoding ribonuclease Z, translating to MFLKVVFLGTSGTIPSVDRNPSSILINYNGEKVLFDCGEGTQRQMMIAKTGFRRLNNIFITHLHTDHFAGIFGLIETLSLNDRKDKLTIHSPNAIFLRKLFEMFGYNNIEYEIEVKDVKDNSVFEFDGFRVVAFRTDHIVESYGYAFIENDRRGKFNRKKAEELGIPPGPLYSKLARGESVEVDGKLITPDMVLGKPRPGRKIIYSGDTRPCETTLEISRNADLLIHDASFTSDLMEWAIETKHSTAKECAEIASKANVKMLILTHISARYSKDQSPLLEEAREIFDDVVVAHDFMEVDVPFRD from the coding sequence ATGTTTCTCAAGGTCGTTTTTCTCGGAACTTCTGGTACGATTCCGAGTGTGGATAGAAATCCCTCGTCCATTCTGATAAATTACAATGGCGAGAAAGTACTCTTTGACTGTGGAGAGGGTACGCAAAGGCAGATGATGATAGCAAAGACTGGATTCAGGAGGCTGAACAACATATTCATAACCCATCTCCACACAGACCATTTCGCCGGGATCTTTGGGTTAATAGAGACCCTATCGCTCAACGACAGAAAGGATAAACTGACAATACACTCCCCCAATGCGATTTTTCTCAGGAAACTATTCGAGATGTTCGGCTACAATAACATAGAATATGAAATAGAGGTAAAGGATGTGAAAGACAATTCTGTCTTCGAGTTCGATGGGTTCAGAGTTGTGGCTTTCAGAACTGATCACATCGTTGAGAGCTATGGATATGCGTTTATAGAGAACGACCGGAGGGGGAAGTTTAATCGAAAGAAGGCTGAAGAGCTTGGAATTCCTCCAGGGCCACTGTATTCAAAGCTGGCGAGAGGGGAGAGCGTTGAAGTAGATGGTAAGCTTATAACTCCAGATATGGTACTTGGAAAACCCAGACCGGGGCGAAAGATCATCTATAGCGGAGATACAAGGCCCTGCGAGACCACGCTCGAGATCTCCAGAAATGCTGATTTGCTTATACACGATGCCTCCTTCACCAGCGATTTAATGGAGTGGGCGATCGAGACGAAGCACTCTACCGCAAAGGAGTGTGCTGAAATTGCATCTAAAGCGAATGTTAAAATGCTGATTCTGACACATATAAGTGCAAGATACTCAAAGGATCAATCACCCCTGCTTGAAGAAGCCAGAGAGATTTTTGATGATGTTGTAGTTGCACATGATTTTATGGAAGTTGATGTGCCTTTCAGGGATTGA
- a CDS encoding 30S ribosomal protein S7, translated as MTYGFTKEELLVFGKYDPEEVEISDPALKNYISLEPRYVYHTHGRHSKIPFGKRKVFIVERLINKVMRKEKNTGKKILAYNIVKSAFEIIEKKTKKNPLQVLVDALINAGPREEIVRLKYGGIAVPKSVDTSSLRRLDIALRNIAEGARKASFKSKRSIEACLADEIISAANNDSKSFAVAKKEEIERVAKSAR; from the coding sequence ATGACATACGGGTTTACGAAAGAAGAACTGCTCGTTTTCGGAAAGTACGATCCCGAAGAGGTTGAGATCAGTGATCCAGCTCTGAAGAACTACATCTCATTAGAGCCGAGGTATGTCTATCACACCCATGGAAGGCATTCCAAGATCCCGTTCGGAAAGAGGAAAGTCTTCATCGTTGAGAGGCTAATAAACAAAGTCATGAGAAAGGAGAAGAATACAGGTAAGAAGATCCTCGCTTACAATATCGTCAAATCCGCCTTTGAGATTATTGAAAAGAAGACCAAAAAGAATCCTCTTCAAGTGTTGGTTGATGCTTTGATTAATGCTGGCCCGAGAGAGGAGATAGTCAGGCTGAAGTATGGAGGTATCGCTGTTCCAAAGTCAGTTGATACCTCAAGTCTCAGAAGGCTCGACATAGCCCTGAGAAACATAGCTGAGGGAGCCAGAAAAGCGAGCTTCAAATCCAAGAGGAGTATAGAAGCATGCTTAGCTGATGAAATTATTTCTGCAGCAAATAACGACAGTAAGAGTTTTGCTGTAGCAAAGAAGGAAGAAATTGAGAGAGTAGCTAAGAGTGCAAGATAA
- a CDS encoding DUF1405 domain-containing protein, with protein MVVQKIRKMREIQEMLYSRKLMLFIVIANLMGAVYGYYYYRYQLMASPEYFWILITDCPNASLFIAVAVTLILIGRKSDDFSFFSSANLFKYGLWTMSVLIYHKAYFFSGGRYILYSFIFVTHFLLFVESFWLISLAENVSRKGLMLTVLWMVLNDFSDYILNTHPYIPESGIELVAAYTVILSAVSILLMKRFVGRAFLHP; from the coding sequence ATGGTTGTTCAAAAAATTCGAAAGATGCGAGAGATACAAGAGATGCTGTACAGCAGGAAACTCATGCTCTTCATCGTAATTGCCAACTTGATGGGTGCGGTTTATGGATATTATTACTACAGATATCAGCTAATGGCAAGTCCCGAGTACTTCTGGATTTTGATCACGGACTGCCCGAATGCGAGCCTGTTCATAGCTGTGGCTGTAACTTTAATACTGATTGGCAGGAAGAGTGATGACTTTTCTTTCTTCTCTTCAGCGAATCTGTTCAAGTATGGGTTATGGACGATGAGCGTTCTGATATATCATAAAGCATACTTTTTCTCAGGAGGAAGGTATATCCTCTATTCGTTTATTTTTGTAACTCACTTCCTGCTCTTTGTTGAATCATTCTGGTTGATAAGCTTGGCTGAGAATGTGAGCAGGAAAGGCCTGATGCTGACTGTTCTGTGGATGGTCCTGAACGATTTCTCGGATTACATTCTGAATACCCATCCATACATTCCTGAGAGTGGTATCGAACTGGTGGCAGCATATACGGTTATTCTTTCAGCTGTCAGCATTCTGTTGATGAAGCGTTTTGTTGGTCGGGCTTTTTTGCATCCCTAA
- a CDS encoding acyltransferase — protein sequence MAQRKTRTLIKCSDKNSLRYWTKAKNPLIVALNYIIIAICRILPSLSLKCWLLRRIGVKLGNNVSFGLESTLDIFFPELIEIGNNSIIGFNTVILAHEFLIDELRVGEVRIGKNVTIGANCTILPGVEIGDNSIISAHSLVNSDIPPNVLAGGVPARVIKKLGMQKSPTNKTLHQQNADS from the coding sequence ATGGCTCAGAGAAAAACAAGAACGCTCATAAAATGCAGCGATAAAAACTCCCTCAGATACTGGACGAAAGCCAAGAATCCCCTTATCGTGGCGTTAAACTACATCATAATCGCAATTTGCAGAATCCTTCCATCTCTATCACTGAAATGCTGGCTTTTGAGAAGGATTGGTGTAAAGCTTGGAAATAATGTATCCTTCGGTCTTGAGTCCACTCTGGACATATTTTTCCCAGAGCTAATCGAGATAGGAAATAACTCGATAATCGGTTTCAACACAGTCATACTCGCCCACGAATTTCTTATTGACGAGCTGAGAGTTGGAGAAGTCAGGATAGGAAAGAATGTCACGATAGGAGCTAACTGCACAATTCTTCCTGGAGTTGAGATCGGAGATAATTCAATAATCTCAGCTCACAGCCTCGTTAACTCAGACATCCCACCAAATGTACTCGCAGGAGGTGTCCCGGCAAGAGTTATAAAAAAGTTAGGGATGCAAAAAAGCCCGACCAACAAAACGCTTCATCAACAGAATGCTGACAGCTGA
- the tuf gene encoding translation elongation factor EF-1 subunit alpha, whose amino-acid sequence MAKEKEHINIAMIGHVDHGKSTLIGRLLYEAGEIPEHIIEKYRKEAQEKGKATFEFAWVMDRLKEERERGITIDVAHRKFETDKYYITIVDCPGHRDFIKNMITGASQADAAILVVDANDGVQAQTKEHVFLSRTLGINQLIVAINKMDKVNYDQKRFEEVKEQVSKLIRMVGYKPDEVPMIPTSAYNGDNVLKKSDKTPWYNGPTIFEAFNALKAPEKPVDKPLRIPIQDVYSISGVGTVPVGRVETGILKVGDKVIFQPGGSKGEVKSIEMHHEPIPQAEPGDNIGFNVRGVSKNEIRRGDVCGHVDNPPTVVKDFTAQIVVLQHPTAITVGYTPVVHAHTAQVACRFVELQKKIDPRTGQAKEEYPQYLKTGDAAIVKLEPTRPMVIEKVKEIPPLGRFAIRDMGQTVAAGMVLDLTEKV is encoded by the coding sequence ATGGCGAAGGAGAAAGAACACATCAATATTGCCATGATCGGGCATGTTGACCATGGAAAGAGCACATTAATTGGCAGATTGCTTTATGAGGCGGGAGAGATTCCGGAGCACATTATAGAGAAGTACAGGAAAGAGGCACAGGAGAAGGGTAAGGCTACATTCGAGTTCGCTTGGGTCATGGACAGGCTCAAGGAAGAGAGGGAGAGAGGTATCACAATCGATGTCGCTCACAGAAAGTTCGAGACGGATAAGTACTACATCACAATCGTCGATTGTCCAGGGCATAGAGACTTCATCAAAAACATGATCACAGGAGCCTCACAGGCTGATGCAGCTATTCTCGTTGTGGATGCCAACGATGGTGTACAGGCTCAGACGAAGGAGCATGTGTTCCTTTCAAGAACGCTCGGTATAAACCAGCTCATCGTTGCGATAAACAAGATGGACAAGGTAAACTACGATCAGAAGAGGTTTGAAGAGGTTAAGGAGCAGGTCTCAAAGCTCATAAGGATGGTAGGTTACAAGCCAGATGAGGTTCCAATGATCCCAACATCCGCATACAACGGAGACAATGTCCTAAAGAAGTCCGATAAGACTCCTTGGTACAACGGTCCAACAATCTTCGAGGCGTTCAACGCCCTCAAGGCCCCAGAGAAGCCAGTTGACAAGCCATTGAGAATCCCGATTCAGGATGTTTACTCAATAAGCGGTGTCGGTACGGTTCCAGTAGGCAGAGTCGAGACAGGTATTCTGAAGGTCGGTGATAAGGTCATATTCCAGCCCGGTGGCTCGAAAGGAGAGGTAAAGAGCATTGAGATGCACCACGAACCGATCCCACAGGCCGAGCCAGGAGATAACATCGGTTTCAATGTCAGGGGTGTTAGCAAGAACGAGATCAGGAGAGGAGATGTCTGCGGACATGTTGACAACCCACCAACAGTCGTCAAGGACTTCACCGCACAGATTGTTGTCCTTCAGCACCCAACAGCAATTACAGTTGGTTACACACCGGTTGTTCACGCCCACACAGCACAGGTAGCATGCAGGTTTGTAGAGTTGCAGAAGAAGATCGATCCAAGGACCGGTCAGGCCAAGGAAGAGTACCCACAGTACCTCAAGACTGGTGATGCAGCAATAGTCAAGCTTGAGCCAACAAGACCAATGGTCATCGAGAAGGTCAAGGAGATTCCACCGCTCGGCAGATTTGCCATCAGAGACATGGGTCAGACCGTTGCTGCTGGAATGGTTCTCGATCTGACTGAGAAGGTCTAA
- a CDS encoding Mov34/MPN/PAD-1 family protein produces MEIKRELLELMLAVAKENHPNEIVALITGRKGIGEELIFLPFESGETMAIIHTDMLPLGMKILGSFHSHPRPILEPSQADLSMFSRIGKFHIIVAYPYDKKSWRCFDRYGNEIEVKILD; encoded by the coding sequence ATGGAGATAAAGAGGGAGTTGCTTGAGCTGATGCTTGCAGTGGCGAAAGAGAATCATCCAAATGAGATTGTTGCACTGATCACAGGGAGAAAAGGGATTGGAGAAGAGTTGATCTTCCTGCCCTTTGAAAGCGGTGAGACGATGGCCATAATCCATACCGATATGCTCCCGCTCGGGATGAAGATTCTTGGAAGCTTTCACAGCCACCCAAGGCCAATTCTGGAGCCATCTCAGGCGGATCTCAGCATGTTCTCGAGGATCGGAAAGTTCCACATAATCGTAGCATACCCCTATGATAAAAAATCATGGAGGTGCTTCGACAGGTATGGAAATGAAATTGAGGTGAAAATCCTGGATTGA
- a CDS encoding 30S ribosomal protein S17e has translation MGTVKPAYIKVIALELLKRYPDMFTESFEENKKLVAEYADIKSKTVRNRVAGYITRRVRRGYLNA, from the coding sequence ATGGGAACGGTAAAGCCTGCGTACATCAAGGTTATCGCTCTTGAGCTGTTAAAGAGATATCCGGACATGTTTACGGAGAGTTTTGAGGAAAACAAGAAGCTCGTTGCAGAATATGCCGATATAAAGAGCAAGACTGTCAGAAATAGGGTTGCTGGATATATAACGAGAAGGGTCAGAAGGGGTTATCTAAATGCATGA
- a CDS encoding 30S ribosomal protein S12, with the protein MGRGLFAGKKLIEQKKKFRWSDKRYVRRVLRLNVKSDPLEGAPMARGIVLEKLGVEARQPNSGIRKAVRVQLIKNGKQISAFTPGDGSINFIDEHDEVVVEKIGGRMGRSMGDIPGIRYKVIKVNNVSLKELWKGRKEKPLR; encoded by the coding sequence ATGGGTAGAGGCTTGTTCGCAGGGAAGAAGCTTATTGAGCAAAAGAAGAAGTTCAGGTGGAGCGATAAAAGGTATGTAAGGAGAGTGCTCAGGCTGAATGTGAAATCTGATCCCTTAGAGGGTGCACCGATGGCTAGGGGCATAGTGCTGGAGAAGCTTGGAGTTGAGGCAAGACAGCCAAACTCAGGTATCAGAAAGGCCGTGAGGGTTCAGCTGATAAAGAACGGTAAGCAGATCTCAGCATTCACGCCGGGAGATGGCTCGATAAACTTCATCGATGAGCACGATGAAGTAGTGGTGGAAAAGATAGGCGGACGAATGGGAAGGAGTATGGGTGACATCCCGGGAATCAGATACAAGGTCATCAAGGTGAACAATGTTTCCCTCAAAGAGTTGTGGAAGGGCAGGAAAGAGAAACCACTGAGGTGA
- the dapA gene encoding 4-hydroxy-tetrahydrodipicolinate synthase has translation MHEFKGVIPALITPFKEDLSVDFKGIDRNLEYLEKHVDAVVPAGTTGEAATLSYEEHIEVVRYVCEVSKVPVIGGAGSNSTREALYIGKEVEKAGADAAMFVTPYYNKPNPDGLYLHYKALSDELSIPIIVYNVPSRTGINLTPDVVKRLAEIENVAAIKEASGNLKQISDIIRTVPEITVLSGDDFLTLPVLCLGGTGVISVAANVAPHLMKEMYNKFVEGDMTAARELHHRLTPLFNALFIDTNPIPVKKALNLMGLAAGKPRLPLVELNEEKTEKLKAVLKSLDLL, from the coding sequence ATGCATGAGTTTAAGGGTGTTATTCCAGCCCTTATAACCCCTTTCAAGGAAGACCTGAGCGTAGATTTCAAGGGAATCGACAGAAACTTAGAGTATCTGGAAAAGCATGTCGATGCTGTCGTTCCTGCTGGCACGACCGGTGAGGCTGCGACACTCAGCTACGAGGAGCATATAGAGGTTGTCAGATATGTCTGCGAGGTTTCAAAGGTGCCGGTGATAGGAGGAGCGGGATCCAACTCAACAAGAGAAGCCCTTTATATCGGGAAGGAAGTTGAGAAGGCTGGCGCGGATGCAGCAATGTTTGTAACACCCTACTACAACAAGCCCAATCCTGATGGACTCTATTTGCATTACAAGGCTTTGAGCGACGAGCTTTCGATCCCGATAATAGTTTACAATGTTCCATCAAGGACCGGCATAAACTTAACGCCAGATGTCGTGAAGAGGCTCGCAGAAATCGAGAATGTTGCAGCCATAAAGGAGGCAAGCGGGAATCTGAAGCAGATTTCAGACATAATAAGAACCGTTCCAGAGATTACCGTGCTGTCAGGAGACGATTTTCTCACGCTGCCAGTCCTGTGCCTCGGGGGAACAGGAGTTATCAGCGTTGCTGCGAATGTAGCCCCGCATCTTATGAAGGAGATGTACAATAAGTTCGTTGAGGGGGATATGACCGCTGCAAGGGAGCTCCACCACAGGCTAACTCCATTGTTCAACGCTCTGTTTATCGACACGAATCCAATACCTGTCAAGAAGGCATTGAACCTTATGGGATTGGCCGCAGGAAAGCCCAGATTGCCTCTCGTAGAACTGAATGAGGAGAAGACCGAGAAGCTGAAGGCTGTTTTGAAATCCCTCGATTTGTTATGA